A genomic stretch from Scheffersomyces stipitis CBS 6054 chromosome 6, complete sequence includes:
- a CDS encoding predicted protein (go_process intracellular protein transport): protein MYKAKKTTDSSLESLIKRATDETLTTNNWEYIIAVCDKVKSDPEVATKKAITILTTRLQSKDANVLLRTLSLIIALGENCGSRMQQEIASEAFLKPLTKKLKEKKLHETVKVEIAKLIEQLHQSFKSDPSLKPMSDAYNKIKQEHPRYLERNVPAKPEKHDVSSKTQSEEDELQRVINLSLQEYEREQFSKSLQKPLPDPKKTSPRNANIAQEDSDDKKPEISKVRAMFDLVSHEKDELSFRKGDLINVIEVVYRDWWRGSLPTGEVGIFPLNYVAPVYAKSSDQIEKELQIENRLLNVESKKIDKVLAMLSAATNGNENIDDEELENLYGQVSGLRSQLGHLIMKHTQREKELKLLNEQLAIEDKAFHDLLDKSISSFSNRNSYISSDVVPYPTGGNGSVNSGYPAVPNAYSGYNTYNGNGTPLAMQPTSLGFGNSIYASQPQQQPPRQVSQQMPPQDYQSYSNINSFPEVDRM, encoded by the coding sequence ATGTACaaagcaaagaagacaacAGATTCACTGTTGGAACTGTTAATCAAGAGGGCTACTGATGAAACCTTGACAACCAACAATTGGGAGTATATCATTGCTGTTTGCGATAAGGTGAAGAGCGACCCAGAAGTGGCAACTAAGAAAGCAATTACCATCTTAACAACACGATTACAGAGTAAAGATGCCAATGTGTTGTTGAGAACGCTTTCCTTAATAATTGCTCTTGGCGAGAACTGTGGATCACGAATGCAGCAAGAAATTGCTTCGGAAGCATTCTTGAAGCCGTTAACCAAGAAGCTAAAGGAGAAAAAGTTGCATGAAACGGTGAAGGTTGAAATTGCCAAACTTATCGAACAATTGCACCAGTCTTTTAAGTCTGATCCATCGTTGAAGCCAATGTCAGATGCCTATAACAAGATAAAACAGGAACACCCAAGATACcttgaaagaaatgtaCCAGCTAAACCAGAGAAGCATGATGTCAGCTCTAAAACACAATCGGAAGAGGATGAATTGCAAAGGGTCATCAACTTATCCTTACAGGAGTACGAAAGAGAGCAGTTTTCGAAGAGTCTTCAGAAACCACTTCCAGATCCAAAAAAGACTTCTCCTAGAAATGCAAACATCGCCCAAGAAGACTCTGATGACAAGAAGCCTGAAATAAGCAAGGTTAGAGCAATGTTCGACTTGGTATCTCACGAAAAAGATGAACTTTCCTTCAGAAAGGGTGATCTAATTAATGTGATTGAGGTTGTGTACCGTGATTGGTGGCGTGGTTCATTGCcaactggagaagttggaataTTTCCCTTGAATTATGTTGCGCCTGTTTATGCAAAATCACTGgatcaaattgaaaaggaattacaaattgaaaacagATTGCTTAACGTGgagctgaagaagattgatAAAGTATTGGCTATGTTGTCTGCAGCTACTAATGGCAACGAAAACATAGAcgatgaagagttggagaatTTATACGGGCAGGTTAGTGGATTACGCTCACAGTTGGGCCATCTTATCATGAAGCATACCCAGagagaaaaggaattgaaactATTAAACGAACAGTTGgcaattgaagacaaaGCATTCCATGATTTGTTGGATAAACTGATATCGTCATTTAGTAATAGGAACTCTTACATTTCTCTGGATGTTGTTCCATATCCAACTGGAGGCAATGGTTCAGTCAACAGTGGATACCCCGCCGTGCCTAATGCATACTCTGGTTACAATACCTACAACGGCAATGGTACTCCTTTGGCCATGCAACCAACGAGTCTCGGTTTCGGAAATTCTATTTATGCTCTGCAACCCCAGCAGCAGCCCCCACGACAAGTGAGTCAGCAAATGCCACCGCAAGATTATCAACTGTATCTGAACATAAATAGTTTCCCAGAGGTAGATAGAATGTAG
- a CDS encoding predicted protein: protein MSDSLYAHREDQNNQRFEQLAQTLHQFRNTVNNDIHGSIQQENSILDSLNDSFGSLMQQVKRTSGDLRSVINRNASLSRIVGMILLGFFVIWMLYKLR, encoded by the coding sequence ATGTCCGATTCATTGTACGCACATAGAGAAGATCAAAACAATCAGAGATTTGAACAGCTTGCACAAACTTTGCATCAATTTCGCAATACAGTCAATAATGATATCCATGGGTCGATACAGCAGGAGAATTCCATCTTAGATTCGTTGAATGACAGCTTCGGTCTGTTAATGCAACAAGTTAAAAGAACAAGCGGTGATTTGAGATCGGTGATTAATAGAAATGCTAGTTTATCTAGAATTGTAGGGATGATCTTACTTGGTTTCTTTGTTATTTGGATGTTGTATAAACTTAGATGA